One genomic segment of Williamwhitmania taraxaci includes these proteins:
- the yidC gene encoding membrane protein insertase YidC yields the protein MDKNTIIGIVIVGAILIGFSVYNGKQAKEFAEANRRQDSIAAVEAAKHAPIVAPVDAPTASEIQAKSDSALVSSMGASLGTMGNALKGEESLIDLENDLIKVTISNKGGRIYSVELKDYKTFNGQPLVLFNGKNQVFSMNLFLKEAVETGKFYFTPDTDAKLITLAEGDSVKSITMRLPVADSSFVDYKYTLRKGSYMVDFQVNMVNMAGIISKQATSIDLKWEADAKQFEKGASNENNYTSVAYMHSSMEFEELSARSDEKSETVPTQVKWVAFKQQFFSSIILAEKPFSNIVVGFTKDQNPADSVLKRMHANLTIPYSAQDKGPINLQFYFGPNHFNTLSSYGHDFNKLVSIGSWIVRWINRYVVIPVFNFLGSYIASYGLIILLLTLLLKGVLMPLTWKSYLSSAKMRVLKPEVDKIGLKYPKKEDAMKKQQEVMSLYKRAGASPLGGCLPMLLQFPILIAMFQFFPSSIELRQESFLWATDLSSYDSILQLPFTIPMYGDHISLFTLLMAVALFFTSRISYAQMGDTSTQMPGMKFMMLYMMPIMMIVWFNNYSAGLSYYYFLSNMVTLGQTLIIRRFVDEEALLAKLRENVKKAPAKKSKFQQRLEDMARRQQDMKKGK from the coding sequence ATGGATAAAAATACAATAATAGGTATTGTGATAGTAGGAGCCATCCTCATTGGCTTTAGTGTCTACAATGGAAAACAGGCAAAAGAATTTGCTGAGGCAAATCGCCGGCAAGATTCAATTGCTGCTGTTGAGGCCGCTAAACATGCACCCATCGTGGCTCCTGTCGATGCGCCTACTGCCTCCGAAATTCAGGCAAAAAGCGATAGCGCCCTTGTTAGCTCCATGGGAGCAAGTTTGGGCACCATGGGTAATGCCTTAAAGGGTGAAGAGTCGTTAATTGATCTCGAAAATGATCTAATTAAGGTTACCATTTCTAATAAAGGCGGACGAATATATTCCGTTGAATTAAAGGATTACAAGACCTTTAATGGTCAGCCTTTAGTCCTTTTTAATGGAAAGAATCAGGTATTTAGCATGAATCTTTTCTTAAAGGAAGCGGTTGAAACGGGTAAGTTTTACTTTACCCCCGATACTGATGCTAAGTTAATCACTCTGGCTGAAGGCGATTCTGTAAAGTCGATCACGATGCGTTTGCCTGTTGCCGATTCCAGCTTTGTCGATTACAAGTATACCTTGCGCAAGGGTAGCTATATGGTCGATTTTCAAGTGAACATGGTAAATATGGCGGGTATCATTTCGAAGCAAGCTACCAGCATCGATTTAAAATGGGAGGCCGATGCTAAGCAATTCGAAAAGGGTGCGTCAAACGAGAATAACTACACCTCGGTAGCATACATGCACTCCTCTATGGAGTTTGAGGAGTTGAGTGCCCGAAGTGATGAAAAATCAGAAACCGTTCCTACCCAAGTTAAGTGGGTTGCCTTTAAGCAGCAGTTCTTCTCTTCCATTATTCTTGCCGAAAAACCTTTTTCGAATATTGTAGTTGGTTTTACGAAGGATCAAAACCCTGCCGATAGCGTTCTTAAAAGAATGCATGCAAACCTCACCATTCCTTATTCGGCACAAGATAAGGGTCCAATAAACTTACAGTTTTACTTCGGTCCAAACCACTTCAATACCCTTTCGAGTTATGGACACGATTTCAATAAGTTGGTTTCTATTGGAAGTTGGATTGTTCGCTGGATAAACCGCTATGTGGTAATTCCCGTGTTCAACTTTTTGGGTTCTTATATTGCGAGTTATGGACTAATCATTTTGCTGCTCACACTTCTTCTAAAAGGTGTGCTAATGCCACTAACGTGGAAGTCCTATCTATCTTCCGCTAAGATGCGTGTATTAAAGCCTGAGGTCGATAAAATTGGATTGAAGTATCCAAAGAAAGAGGATGCAATGAAGAAGCAACAGGAGGTAATGAGCCTTTACAAGCGAGCGGGTGCAAGTCCACTTGGAGGGTGCTTACCTATGCTGCTCCAATTTCCTATCCTCATTGCGATGTTTCAGTTCTTCCCATCGTCCATTGAGCTGCGTCAGGAGAGTTTCCTTTGGGCAACCGACCTGTCATCGTATGATTCCATACTCCAATTGCCGTTCACAATTCCAATGTATGGCGATCATATTAGTCTGTTTACACTACTAATGGCAGTAGCACTCTTTTTTACTTCACGCATAAGCTACGCTCAAATGGGCGACACCAGCACACAAATGCCGGGAATGAAGTTCATGATGCTCTATATGATGCCTATCATGATGATTGTATGGTTCAATAACTACTCAGCTGGTTTGAGCTACTACTACTTCTTGTCGAATATGGTAACTCTTGGACAAACACTTATTATCCGTCGTTTTGTGGACGAAGAGGCATTGCTCGCTAAGCTACGGGAGAATGTAAAGAAGGCTCCTGCAAAAAAATCGAAGTTCCAACAACGACTCGAGGATATGGCGCGTCGCCAACAGGATATGAAGAAGGGTAAGTAA
- a CDS encoding CTP synthase, which translates to MSQSTKYIFVTGGVTSSLGKGIISASLAKLLQARGYSVTIQKLDPYINVDPGTLNPYEHGECYVTEDGAETDLDLGHYERFINLHTSQANNVTTGRIYQSVINKERKGEYLGKTVQVIPHITDEIKRRVKLLGTKHKFDVVITEIGGTVGDIESLPYIEAVRQLKWELGPTNSLVIHLTLVPYLSASRELKTKPTQHSVKSLLELGIQPDVLVLRTEHTLTPDLKKKVALFCNVDTESVIESIDVSTIYEVPLLMLKENLDTIVLRKLAMPLGEEPQLKTWKQFVAKVKNPKQEVKIALVGKYVELPDAYKSIIEAFIHAGAANECKVKLELIHSERLESENVADLLKGMKGILVAPGFGHRGIEGKIAAVKYARENNIPFFGICLGMQCAVIEYARNILGFGDANSTEMVRHTSHPVIDLMEEQKNIIDKGGTMRLGAYPCNLTQGTKAQLAYGTEEVFERHRHRYEFNNAYLEDFRKAGMVHSGMNPDTGLVEVVEIPTHRWFVGVQFHPEYKSTVVNPHPLFVDFVKAALNG; encoded by the coding sequence ATGAGCCAATCTACTAAATATATCTTTGTAACCGGCGGCGTAACCTCTTCGCTTGGAAAGGGAATTATTTCGGCGTCGTTGGCCAAACTCTTGCAGGCTAGGGGGTACTCGGTGACCATCCAGAAGCTCGACCCATATATTAATGTTGATCCGGGAACGTTAAACCCTTATGAGCATGGCGAATGCTATGTCACTGAGGATGGCGCTGAAACCGATTTGGATCTTGGGCATTACGAGCGGTTTATTAACCTGCACACCTCACAAGCCAACAACGTGACTACTGGTAGAATCTACCAATCGGTTATAAACAAGGAGCGTAAGGGCGAATATTTGGGAAAAACTGTTCAGGTGATCCCGCACATTACTGACGAGATTAAACGACGTGTAAAACTCCTGGGGACTAAGCACAAGTTTGATGTAGTTATTACGGAGATTGGCGGAACTGTGGGCGATATTGAATCCTTGCCTTACATTGAGGCTGTCCGACAGCTGAAATGGGAACTTGGTCCCACCAATTCATTGGTTATTCACCTTACTTTGGTGCCTTACCTTTCTGCTTCACGTGAGCTTAAAACTAAGCCCACACAGCACTCAGTGAAGTCTCTTTTGGAGTTAGGAATTCAACCCGATGTGCTCGTGCTAAGGACTGAGCATACCTTAACTCCAGATCTGAAGAAGAAGGTTGCCCTCTTTTGTAATGTAGATACCGAGTCGGTAATTGAATCGATCGACGTATCCACTATTTATGAGGTTCCTCTACTGATGCTCAAGGAGAATTTGGATACTATTGTTCTCCGCAAGTTAGCGATGCCGCTGGGCGAAGAGCCTCAGCTAAAAACGTGGAAGCAATTTGTTGCCAAGGTGAAAAATCCTAAGCAAGAAGTTAAGATTGCATTGGTTGGGAAATATGTGGAATTGCCGGATGCTTACAAGTCGATAATTGAGGCTTTTATTCATGCTGGTGCCGCTAATGAGTGCAAGGTGAAATTGGAACTAATTCACTCCGAGAGGTTGGAAAGCGAAAATGTAGCGGACCTCCTTAAGGGTATGAAAGGAATTCTTGTTGCACCAGGATTCGGTCATAGAGGAATTGAGGGAAAGATTGCAGCAGTGAAATATGCTCGCGAGAATAATATTCCATTCTTTGGGATATGTCTTGGGATGCAGTGTGCCGTGATCGAGTATGCACGCAATATTCTTGGCTTTGGTGATGCCAACTCTACCGAGATGGTTCGTCATACCAGCCATCCGGTTATTGACTTAATGGAGGAGCAAAAGAATATCATTGACAAAGGTGGTACAATGCGTTTAGGCGCTTATCCTTGCAACTTAACACAGGGAACAAAGGCGCAGCTGGCGTATGGTACCGAAGAGGTTTTTGAGCGCCACCGCCACCGTTACGAGTTCAATAATGCTTATCTGGAAGACTTCCGCAAGGCTGGGATGGTTCATTCTGGAATGAATCCCGACACAGGTTTGGTGGAGGTGGTTGAAATTCCAACCCATCGATGGTTTGTTGGTGTTCAGTTCCATCCGGAGTATAAGAGTACTGTGGTAAATCCACATCCTCTTTTTGTCGACTTTGTAAAAGCCGCCCTAAACGGGTAG
- a CDS encoding DUF349 domain-containing protein — protein METNEMKDTVLGEMPGENQPATGDSYTPESLETTEETTNDATTDNVNNLHSDEVEETSVVEPVDFSDEEANLASTEIGDDEPEEEFDHGHGKDYSGYSKAEMIIAIKELVESGQVLKIRRDIEGIKVAFYKRNKSDIDKFRKEFIDGGGVPEEFQAPHDDYENQLKDYFTLYREKRTSENILQEKSKEQNLDLKLHIIEEIKTLVDSQENFNDVYNKFRDLQKRWKEIGTVPQARLNDLYENYNFVVEQFYDFLKINKDLRELEYKKNYEAKLALCEQAEALLADTNIVNSFKTLQHFHELWREIGPVVHEVKEVIWDRFREVTTQINKRHQDYYEGLRSIQKQNLDAKVAISEKIETMTTLNINSHKEWNKRSNELVEFQKQWKSIGFAPRKENNKVYDRFRKACDAFFAKKREFYSELKREMETNEKLKLELCEQAEAVKDSIEWRKTTESLITLQKRWKEIGPIPRKHSDEVWKRFRAACDAFFVRKGENFRSAETQFDENLVQKLALIAEIVAFIPGGQQDENFKNLKDFQRRWIEIGFVPIKEKEKIQLEYRTALNKHFDALKMEESDRTLTRYKSKIESIQSHSKSDFRVRNEREKLFVRIKHLDADIHLWENNIGFFAKSKGADALVRDVNQKIENAKSEIKSLEEKIRVIDGMDDTQQ, from the coding sequence ATGGAAACAAATGAAATGAAAGACACTGTTCTAGGCGAAATGCCCGGTGAAAACCAACCTGCTACCGGCGATTCGTACACTCCTGAATCTTTGGAAACAACCGAAGAAACGACCAACGATGCAACAACCGACAATGTAAACAACCTGCACAGCGACGAAGTTGAAGAAACTTCCGTTGTAGAGCCTGTTGATTTCTCCGATGAGGAAGCCAATCTAGCCAGCACTGAAATAGGCGACGATGAACCCGAAGAGGAGTTCGATCACGGTCATGGTAAAGATTACTCTGGCTATTCAAAGGCCGAGATGATTATTGCAATTAAAGAGTTGGTAGAGAGTGGACAGGTTTTAAAGATACGGCGCGATATTGAAGGAATTAAGGTGGCGTTCTACAAAAGGAACAAATCTGATATTGATAAATTCCGTAAAGAGTTTATCGATGGAGGAGGTGTTCCAGAAGAATTTCAGGCTCCTCACGATGATTACGAAAACCAATTAAAGGATTATTTTACCCTATATAGAGAGAAAAGAACTAGCGAGAATATCCTCCAAGAAAAGTCAAAGGAGCAGAATCTAGATCTTAAGTTACACATTATTGAAGAGATTAAAACATTGGTTGATAGCCAAGAAAACTTCAACGATGTTTACAATAAGTTCCGTGATTTGCAGAAGCGGTGGAAAGAAATTGGCACGGTTCCTCAGGCTCGATTGAATGATCTCTATGAGAACTACAACTTTGTTGTGGAGCAGTTCTATGATTTTCTTAAGATAAACAAGGACCTTCGCGAACTCGAGTATAAGAAAAACTATGAAGCAAAGTTGGCTCTTTGCGAGCAGGCAGAAGCATTACTTGCCGATACGAACATCGTAAACTCCTTTAAAACTCTTCAGCACTTTCATGAGCTGTGGCGCGAAATAGGCCCTGTTGTTCACGAAGTTAAGGAGGTTATTTGGGATCGTTTTCGCGAGGTTACCACTCAAATAAATAAGAGGCATCAGGATTACTACGAAGGGCTCCGTTCCATTCAGAAACAGAACTTAGATGCAAAGGTTGCTATAAGTGAGAAAATTGAGACGATGACAACTCTCAATATCAATTCGCATAAAGAGTGGAATAAACGTTCAAATGAGCTGGTAGAGTTTCAAAAGCAATGGAAGAGCATTGGTTTTGCACCAAGGAAAGAAAACAACAAGGTTTATGATCGATTCCGTAAGGCATGCGATGCTTTCTTTGCTAAGAAACGTGAATTCTACAGCGAACTTAAGCGCGAAATGGAAACCAATGAGAAGCTTAAGTTGGAACTTTGCGAACAAGCTGAGGCCGTAAAGGATAGCATTGAATGGAGAAAGACCACCGAAAGCCTTATTACTCTCCAGAAACGCTGGAAGGAGATAGGACCTATTCCACGCAAGCACTCCGATGAAGTTTGGAAGCGTTTCCGTGCCGCTTGCGATGCCTTTTTTGTGCGCAAGGGTGAAAATTTCCGCTCTGCAGAAACTCAGTTCGATGAAAATCTGGTTCAAAAACTTGCCCTTATTGCCGAAATTGTGGCTTTTATTCCTGGTGGACAGCAAGACGAGAATTTTAAAAACCTCAAGGATTTTCAGCGTAGGTGGATCGAAATAGGTTTTGTGCCAATTAAGGAGAAAGAGAAAATTCAACTCGAATACCGCACGGCCCTCAACAAGCATTTCGATGCCCTTAAAATGGAGGAGTCAGACAGAACTTTGACGCGTTACAAGAGCAAGATTGAATCCATTCAATCTCACTCAAAGTCCGATTTTAGAGTTCGCAATGAGCGCGAAAAACTCTTTGTTCGCATTAAGCATCTCGACGCTGATATCCATCTATGGGAAAACAACATTGGTTTCTTTGCCAAATCTAAGGGTGCCGATGCGCTCGTTCGCGATGTGAATCAGAAGATCGAAAATGCGAAGAGTGAGATTAAATCACTTGAGGAGAAAATTCGGGTGATTGATGGCATGGACGATACTCAACAATAA
- the trmD gene encoding tRNA (guanosine(37)-N1)-methyltransferase TrmD — MRIDIVSVLPELLESPLGHSIIHRAQKKGLAEIVVHPLRDYTHDKRRTVDDYAFGPDAGMVLKIQPIFECFQELMAERTYDEVIYTSPDGELLTQQLANQLSTKKNLLILCGHYKGIDHRVRENMVTREISIGDYVLSGGELAAAVIVDSVVRLIPGVLSDETSALTDSFQDNLLAPPVYTRPADFNGWKVPDILLSGNFAEIEKWQHKQAIERTKLLRPGLIDPKDE; from the coding sequence ATGCGCATTGACATTGTTTCGGTTCTTCCAGAACTACTCGAGAGCCCACTGGGACATTCCATTATTCACCGTGCTCAAAAAAAGGGGCTAGCCGAAATAGTGGTTCATCCGCTGCGGGACTACACCCACGATAAGCGCAGAACCGTTGATGATTACGCTTTTGGCCCCGATGCCGGAATGGTTCTGAAGATTCAACCCATCTTTGAATGCTTTCAGGAGTTGATGGCAGAGCGCACCTACGACGAAGTTATTTACACTTCGCCCGACGGGGAGCTGCTCACTCAGCAACTAGCGAACCAGCTCAGCACAAAAAAGAATTTACTTATCCTATGTGGCCACTACAAGGGAATCGATCACCGCGTTAGAGAAAACATGGTTACCCGCGAAATCTCGATTGGCGATTATGTGCTTTCGGGAGGTGAATTAGCTGCAGCGGTTATTGTCGATTCGGTGGTCAGGCTTATTCCCGGTGTTCTCTCGGACGAAACTTCAGCGCTCACGGACTCTTTTCAGGACAACCTGCTGGCTCCCCCAGTGTATACCCGGCCTGCTGACTTTAATGGATGGAAGGTTCCTGATATTTTACTCTCCGGTAATTTTGCGGAAATTGAAAAATGGCAGCACAAACAAGCCATTGAACGCACAAAACTCCTTCGGCCAGGTCTAATAGACCCCAAAGACGAATAA
- a CDS encoding PAS domain-containing sensor histidine kinase produces MNENDSKTSFAELRERVHRLELDNKVLRMTLEGIEGSHEKTVTSLSKNEDLLLMLNSSGEGMFAIDLDRNCTFVNDSAIFLLGYTNKIDLLGKNIHYLIHHSWPNGKPLLVSDSKICNTFSMGKGVHVVDEVFWRADGSCFPCEYFSFPMLSNGICVGAMVTFIDISDRKQAEQALIESEERFRRYVNSTSDIVYILDSQQRHTGIYGDWAERMGYSKEFFIGKTIGELIGKEAEPHEIANRAALKGQFVVYESHKKIHGKKIFIQTSLSPIFQAGEVVGLIAVGRDISNLVESRKIIKNSEAVLKKLNATKDKLFSIIAHDLYNPFNTILGFTHLLQQNIKCYDAAKSELYLDHIQGATKNAVLLLDNLLDWWKAQTGNLRFVPEHLSLSFIAGDVIQNLNASAILKTITLNYDETTAITIFADSTLLKTIIRNLITNAIKFTHPNGSVNISAILLDGYVEINVADNGIGMDSATLARLFVVGAHESTRGTAAEKGSGLGLILCKEFVEMHGGRIWAVSTQGKGSTFKFTIPY; encoded by the coding sequence ATGAACGAAAACGATTCCAAAACAAGTTTTGCTGAGTTACGCGAGCGGGTTCATCGTTTGGAATTGGATAATAAAGTGCTTCGTATGACTCTCGAGGGAATTGAGGGGAGCCATGAAAAGACAGTAACCTCTCTTTCCAAGAACGAAGATTTGCTCCTAATGCTCAACTCTTCGGGAGAGGGCATGTTTGCCATCGATTTAGACAGAAACTGTACGTTTGTAAACGACTCCGCCATATTTCTTCTTGGCTATACCAATAAGATTGATCTTCTGGGAAAAAATATCCACTACCTTATTCATCACTCCTGGCCCAATGGTAAACCGTTGCTTGTATCGGATTCTAAAATTTGCAATACTTTTTCTATGGGGAAAGGTGTTCACGTGGTGGATGAAGTGTTTTGGCGCGCCGATGGAAGTTGTTTTCCGTGTGAATACTTTTCATTTCCAATGCTCTCCAATGGTATCTGTGTCGGCGCTATGGTAACTTTTATCGACATTTCGGATAGGAAGCAGGCGGAGCAGGCTCTTATTGAGAGTGAAGAACGTTTTCGACGATATGTAAATTCAACATCCGATATTGTTTATATACTGGATTCCCAGCAGCGTCATACTGGCATTTACGGCGATTGGGCAGAAAGGATGGGGTATTCAAAGGAGTTCTTTATCGGGAAAACAATAGGAGAACTCATTGGAAAAGAGGCCGAACCGCACGAAATTGCCAATAGGGCCGCCCTTAAAGGTCAGTTTGTTGTATATGAATCACATAAGAAAATTCATGGCAAAAAGATTTTTATACAAACCTCTCTCTCTCCAATTTTCCAAGCCGGCGAGGTGGTTGGACTAATTGCGGTGGGAAGAGATATTTCCAATCTCGTTGAATCTCGGAAGATTATTAAAAATAGCGAAGCAGTCCTAAAAAAGTTAAATGCCACTAAGGATAAACTATTTTCCATTATTGCACACGACTTATACAACCCATTCAATACGATTTTGGGTTTCACCCATCTTCTCCAACAAAACATTAAGTGCTACGATGCCGCTAAAAGCGAATTATATCTAGATCATATCCAGGGAGCCACGAAGAATGCAGTTTTGCTTCTCGATAATTTATTGGATTGGTGGAAGGCACAGACTGGTAATCTTCGCTTTGTGCCCGAACATCTGTCTCTTTCTTTTATAGCTGGTGATGTCATTCAAAATCTAAATGCCTCTGCCATTCTTAAAACAATCACACTTAATTATGATGAGACCACGGCGATTACCATTTTTGCCGATTCAACTTTGCTGAAAACCATCATACGAAATCTTATTACAAACGCGATTAAGTTTACCCATCCCAATGGAAGCGTTAATATTTCTGCCATTCTTCTCGATGGATATGTGGAAATTAATGTTGCCGATAATGGCATTGGTATGGATAGCGCTACTTTGGCAAGGTTGTTTGTAGTTGGTGCGCATGAGTCAACACGCGGTACCGCCGCAGAGAAAGGTTCGGGCTTGGGGCTTATCCTTTGCAAAGAGTTCGTGGAAATGCACGGGGGCCGGATTTGGGCTGTAAGCACTCAGGGCAAGGGTAGTACCTTTAAGTTTACCATTCCCTATTAG
- a CDS encoding phosphatase PAP2 family protein, which yields MKPKALSLAILMALVCITHTFARINNPQNLDHFIVDHPQNILRDDTLIIALPDTLPQTLSATDTIPADLPTENKDTSGFPAYKMTKQFVRDFGHTSVDVAIYPFAHWQNRDYLKAGILLGVSGLTYATLDDPIKAWAQRTRNSHSAFFSNQLQLVGQGYISAGIVASFEIYGIAFKQKKARRVAVLSAESFLISTGICTVIKHLAGRARPNTEADHDQWYGPQLTHKSQTSFFSGHTTAIFSVATVIAIEYKDHKWIPPTIYTLATLAAASRIHDNKHWTSDVVFAALLSHYVAKTVVRLHEKMGNKFYLAPEIAGNYNGLALLYCF from the coding sequence ATGAAGCCCAAAGCCCTATCCCTCGCCATACTTATGGCATTAGTTTGCATTACCCACACCTTTGCAAGGATCAATAATCCTCAAAACCTTGATCATTTCATAGTTGATCATCCTCAAAACATTCTGCGTGATGATACGTTGATCATCGCCTTACCTGACACGCTGCCGCAAACACTATCCGCAACAGATACTATCCCGGCAGACTTACCGACTGAGAATAAGGACACGAGTGGTTTTCCTGCATATAAAATGACCAAGCAATTTGTTCGAGATTTCGGACATACCTCTGTGGATGTGGCGATTTACCCATTTGCACATTGGCAAAACCGTGATTACCTGAAGGCAGGTATCCTTCTCGGCGTATCAGGACTCACCTATGCTACACTCGACGACCCGATTAAGGCGTGGGCACAACGAACACGCAACAGCCACTCTGCCTTTTTCAGCAATCAGTTGCAACTTGTTGGGCAAGGGTATATTTCGGCAGGGATTGTAGCATCATTCGAGATTTACGGAATTGCGTTTAAACAGAAAAAAGCTCGTCGTGTAGCAGTCCTCTCCGCAGAGTCGTTTTTAATCTCAACCGGGATATGTACGGTTATAAAGCACCTTGCTGGCAGAGCTCGCCCCAACACAGAGGCCGATCACGATCAGTGGTATGGTCCGCAATTAACCCACAAAAGCCAAACTTCTTTCTTCTCGGGACATACAACAGCCATATTTTCGGTAGCAACAGTAATTGCGATTGAATATAAGGACCATAAATGGATTCCTCCGACAATATACACCCTTGCAACTCTCGCAGCAGCCTCAAGGATCCACGACAACAAGCATTGGACCTCCGACGTGGTATTTGCAGCCCTTCTCTCGCATTACGTTGCTAAGACAGTGGTTCGTCTGCACGAAAAAATGGGTAACAAATTCTACCTTGCACCCGAAATTGCAGGCAACTACAATGGCCTTGCCTTACTCTATTGTTTTTAA
- a CDS encoding LTA synthase family protein codes for MKKFFNSRFGSIYLLYLIFISVSFLTRLVLFFYSFSQFSKSVWEIVKSVSTGLFFDTIAFGYFMIPFVLVTLLVPHKLAKKKIVKYITYTFYTIATVIIVYTAFAEYFFWDEFNVKFNFIAVDYLIYTSEVIGNIWESYNIPLLVVSIAAITGVIVWFVARKGWIGRALQSPEGFLVRLKTALILSIVPIIGLLFVTHRCSEISTNTYNKELAKNGVYSFFEAFKNNKLDYEQFYLIKDKKEAFTQLRSLMADSTIAYISPDVMNPVTKVSNTGEEKRYNVFLITVESLSGEYMNYIPSTSGITMPFMDSLANQSLFFTNLYATGTRTVRGLEAINLSIPPTPGTSIVRRSGNENLYSLGSIFKEKGYVNKFLYGGYGYFDNMNQFFSTNGFDIVDRSDLKPEEITFANVWGVCDQDIYKRSIQEADQSFAKGEPFLNFIMTTSNHRPYTFPSVGIDFPKSRKGGVMYTDYALAWLFNEVKNKPWFDNTIFIVVADHCGGSAGRAELPINEYQIPLVIYNPSNIPAQKVDKLCSQIDLTPTLLGILNWSYQSTFYGKDIMKMKQTEERAFIGNYQKLGYIKGNNLSILSPQQRFSFYQFDRYTGEEAIKESNEIMKDEAVTYYQTAEYMFVNGLNKIEKK; via the coding sequence ATGAAAAAGTTCTTCAACTCGAGATTTGGAAGCATCTACCTGCTTTACCTGATTTTTATTTCTGTGTCGTTTTTAACACGACTAGTCTTGTTCTTCTACTCTTTTTCCCAGTTTAGCAAGAGTGTATGGGAAATTGTAAAAAGCGTTAGCACGGGCCTATTCTTCGATACCATTGCCTTTGGCTACTTTATGATTCCATTTGTTCTGGTTACACTACTTGTTCCTCACAAATTGGCAAAGAAGAAGATCGTTAAGTATATTACCTATACTTTCTATACCATTGCCACGGTAATAATTGTTTACACTGCGTTTGCTGAGTATTTCTTTTGGGACGAATTCAACGTTAAGTTCAACTTTATTGCAGTAGACTACCTGATCTATACCTCTGAAGTGATTGGGAATATATGGGAATCGTATAATATTCCATTACTTGTTGTTTCCATAGCAGCAATAACTGGTGTTATTGTCTGGTTTGTTGCTCGAAAAGGTTGGATTGGAAGGGCGCTACAGTCACCCGAAGGGTTTCTAGTGCGGTTAAAAACTGCGCTAATTCTGAGCATAGTTCCAATTATTGGCTTGCTCTTCGTCACCCATCGTTGCAGCGAGATAAGCACAAACACATACAACAAAGAGCTGGCGAAAAATGGAGTTTACTCCTTCTTTGAAGCATTCAAGAACAACAAGCTCGATTACGAACAGTTCTACCTGATCAAAGATAAGAAGGAAGCATTCACTCAGCTGCGCAGCCTAATGGCAGACAGCACCATTGCCTATATCTCACCCGATGTTATGAATCCAGTTACCAAGGTTTCTAACACCGGCGAGGAGAAGCGCTACAATGTTTTCCTTATTACCGTTGAGAGTCTGAGCGGCGAATACATGAATTACATTCCGAGCACCAGCGGAATCACCATGCCATTTATGGATTCACTAGCCAACCAATCGCTCTTCTTCACAAATCTTTACGCCACTGGAACCAGAACAGTTCGTGGGCTTGAGGCAATCAACCTTAGCATTCCTCCTACCCCGGGCACCAGCATTGTTCGACGTTCGGGCAACGAAAACCTTTACAGCCTTGGATCTATTTTCAAGGAGAAGGGTTATGTAAACAAGTTTCTCTACGGCGGATATGGCTATTTTGATAACATGAACCAATTCTTCTCCACCAACGGTTTCGACATTGTGGACCGCAGCGATCTAAAACCCGAGGAAATAACTTTTGCCAATGTATGGGGAGTTTGCGATCAAGATATCTACAAGCGAAGCATACAAGAAGCCGATCAATCGTTTGCCAAGGGGGAACCATTCCTCAACTTTATAATGACTACCTCCAATCACCGTCCCTACACCTTCCCCAGCGTAGGCATCGACTTTCCGAAATCACGGAAAGGTGGAGTAATGTACACCGATTACGCTCTAGCATGGTTGTTTAACGAGGTGAAAAACAAACCCTGGTTCGACAATACTATATTCATAGTAGTGGCAGATCACTGCGGTGGTAGTGCTGGTCGGGCCGAACTCCCGATCAATGAATACCAGATTCCACTAGTGATTTATAACCCATCGAATATTCCTGCTCAAAAAGTAGATAAACTCTGTAGCCAAATTGATCTCACGCCAACACTCCTAGGCATTTTGAACTGGAGCTACCAATCGACCTTTTACGGTAAGGATATTATGAAGATGAAACAGACAGAAGAAAGAGCGTTTATTGGCAACTACCAAAAGCTTGGATACATTAAGGGGAATAACCTCTCCATCCTGAGCCCACAGCAGCGATTTAGCTTTTATCAATTTGATCGCTATACCGGCGAAGAGGCGATTAAGGAATCAAACGAAATAATGAAGGATGAAGCAGTAACCTACTATCAAACTGCTGAATATATGTTTGTAAATGGTCTGAACAAAATCGAGAAGAAATAA